The Streptomyces sp. Je 1-332 genome has a window encoding:
- a CDS encoding MMPL family transporter has product MLTRLGRIVVRRSRAVLIGVVLAFLGLGAYGAGAQADLDLARWDAPGTESVRAADILRQEYGTGNPNLALLVTAGDGDVDSPRTAAAARQLAAEVRDIPGVTDVSAYWDGGSRALRASDGERALILARLEGNATDTREQLATLSPQLARTTPEVTVSVGGQEEISRQVGEQARTDFLRAEMFALPAVVLLLILVYRRTVAALLTVGVGLLSVVGTLAGLRAIAQVTEVSTFAANLALVLGLGLGVDYGLFVINRYREERHAGHAQPEAVVRATAAAGRTVIFSGVTVAVSLCALLVFPFFFLSSFAYAGVLVVVTAVAGALLLLPAALARWGHRVERPRRAAASGFWQRVARAAMRRPIAAGAAVIGVLLLAASPLLGLRFGLPDERTLPAGTSSRTTSETIHKEFPAEPTDTVQVVLRQTPSAEDTGRYAAELSRIQGVFQVDAPTGSYEDGRRTGPSTITTGRDGTRIAVIPTQAAVYGDVPAFVDAVRATPAPATALVGGYPAETTDFRATLLDRLPYAVGLILVTTFAILFLMTGSLLLPAKATVLNLLSLSVMFGCLVWVFQEGNLSGPLGFTPTGSIEPSIPVLMFCVAYGLSMDYEVFMLARIKEEYERVGDTEKAVATGIGQSAPLITAAAGILALSFLTYATGGVVFLKELGVGTALTILVDATLIRVILLPVAMRLAGHANWWAPGPLRRLHRRLGLHEGAERDAERDTESGKAPDVLPREYA; this is encoded by the coding sequence ATGCTGACCCGGCTCGGTCGTATCGTGGTGCGGCGCAGCCGCGCCGTACTGATCGGCGTGGTACTGGCCTTCCTCGGCCTCGGCGCCTACGGAGCCGGCGCCCAGGCCGACCTCGACCTCGCGCGCTGGGACGCGCCGGGCACCGAGTCCGTGCGCGCGGCGGACATCCTCCGGCAGGAGTACGGCACGGGTAACCCGAACCTCGCGCTCCTCGTCACGGCCGGCGACGGGGACGTCGACTCACCGCGTACGGCGGCCGCGGCCCGCCAACTGGCCGCCGAGGTAAGGGACATCCCCGGCGTCACGGATGTCAGCGCGTACTGGGACGGCGGAAGCCGGGCGCTGCGCGCCTCCGACGGCGAACGCGCCCTGATCCTCGCCCGCCTGGAGGGCAATGCCACCGACACCCGCGAGCAGCTCGCCACCCTCTCGCCCCAACTCGCCCGCACCACACCCGAGGTGACGGTCTCCGTCGGCGGTCAGGAGGAGATCTCACGGCAGGTCGGCGAGCAGGCCCGCACCGACTTCCTGCGCGCCGAGATGTTCGCCCTGCCCGCCGTCGTGCTGCTGCTGATCCTCGTCTACCGGCGCACGGTGGCCGCCCTGCTCACCGTCGGCGTCGGGCTGCTCTCCGTCGTCGGCACGCTCGCCGGGCTCCGGGCGATCGCGCAGGTCACCGAGGTGTCGACGTTCGCCGCGAATCTCGCCCTCGTCCTCGGCCTCGGGCTCGGCGTCGACTACGGTCTCTTCGTCATCAACCGCTACCGCGAGGAACGGCACGCGGGGCACGCACAGCCGGAAGCCGTGGTCCGCGCGACCGCCGCCGCCGGACGTACCGTGATCTTCAGCGGGGTCACGGTGGCGGTCTCGCTCTGCGCGCTTCTGGTGTTCCCGTTCTTCTTCCTGAGCTCTTTCGCGTACGCGGGAGTCCTCGTCGTCGTCACCGCGGTGGCCGGAGCGCTTCTGCTGCTGCCCGCCGCGCTCGCCCGCTGGGGCCACCGCGTGGAGCGCCCGCGCCGCGCGGCGGCGAGCGGGTTCTGGCAGCGGGTCGCACGCGCCGCGATGCGCCGCCCGATCGCCGCGGGCGCTGCCGTGATCGGGGTCCTGCTGCTCGCCGCGTCACCGCTGCTCGGCCTGCGGTTCGGGCTGCCGGACGAGCGCACGTTGCCCGCCGGCACCTCGTCCCGTACCACCTCCGAGACCATCCACAAGGAGTTCCCCGCCGAGCCGACCGACACCGTCCAGGTCGTGCTCCGTCAGACGCCGAGCGCCGAGGACACAGGGCGGTACGCCGCCGAACTCTCCCGTATTCAGGGCGTGTTCCAGGTGGACGCCCCCACCGGCAGCTACGAGGACGGCCGCCGCACCGGGCCTTCCACGATCACCACCGGCCGAGACGGCACCCGTATCGCCGTCATCCCGACGCAGGCGGCGGTGTATGGCGACGTACCCGCCTTCGTCGACGCCGTCCGGGCCACCCCGGCCCCCGCGACCGCCCTGGTCGGCGGCTACCCGGCCGAGACCACCGACTTCCGCGCCACCCTCCTGGACCGCCTCCCGTACGCCGTCGGCCTGATCCTCGTCACCACCTTCGCCATCCTCTTCCTGATGACCGGCAGCCTCCTCCTGCCCGCCAAGGCGACCGTGCTCAATCTGCTGAGCCTGTCGGTGATGTTCGGATGCCTGGTGTGGGTCTTCCAGGAGGGCAACCTGTCGGGGCCGCTCGGTTTCACACCCACCGGGTCGATCGAGCCAAGCATCCCGGTGCTGATGTTCTGCGTCGCCTACGGCCTGTCGATGGACTACGAGGTGTTCATGCTGGCCCGGATCAAGGAGGAGTACGAGCGGGTCGGCGACACGGAAAAGGCGGTGGCCACCGGCATCGGGCAGAGCGCCCCGCTGATCACCGCGGCGGCCGGGATCCTCGCGCTGTCGTTCCTCACGTACGCGACCGGGGGCGTCGTTTTCCTCAAGGAACTCGGCGTCGGCACCGCCCTGACGATCCTCGTGGACGCCACGCTCATCCGCGTCATCCTGCTGCCCGTCGCCATGCGCCTCGCGGGCCATGCCAACTGGTGGGCGCCGGGCCCGCTGCGCAGGCTGCACCGGCGCCTCGGCCTGCACGAAGGCGCGGAGAGGGAC
- a CDS encoding BTAD domain-containing putative transcriptional regulator — protein MAGDGMRFELLGPLRAVRGGEEVPLGPPKQRAVLAVLLLQDGRPISYEGLVDAVWGDEPPAHVRNLVQKYVSGLRRAFAGGAGAANAAGPVLAWTGSGYRLSGATADDLRERRRLIDEALAARGAGRLRYAGERVDRAEALWRGEFAEGLNAPYLAAERLRWREKRLTVVEARIAAEIELGRSFEYVHELIRLVAAHPLRERTVELLMNALYRTGRSSDALLAFEEARRRIADAMGADPGPALRSLHERMLRQDPELLASRTSPPVSAA, from the coding sequence ATGGCCGGTGACGGGATGCGCTTCGAACTTCTGGGCCCGCTGCGGGCGGTGCGCGGCGGCGAAGAGGTGCCACTGGGGCCGCCGAAGCAGCGGGCGGTGCTCGCCGTGCTGCTGTTGCAGGACGGGCGCCCGATCTCGTACGAGGGCCTGGTCGACGCGGTGTGGGGTGACGAACCGCCCGCCCATGTGCGCAACTTGGTGCAGAAGTACGTCTCGGGTCTGCGGAGGGCCTTCGCGGGTGGGGCCGGGGCTGCGAACGCGGCGGGCCCCGTCCTTGCGTGGACCGGCAGCGGCTACCGCCTCTCCGGCGCGACGGCCGACGACCTGCGGGAGCGACGGCGGTTGATCGACGAGGCGCTCGCCGCGCGGGGCGCCGGGCGGTTGCGGTACGCGGGCGAACGCGTCGACCGGGCCGAGGCGTTGTGGCGCGGCGAGTTCGCGGAGGGACTCAACGCCCCGTACCTCGCGGCGGAACGGCTCCGGTGGCGCGAGAAACGGCTCACCGTCGTGGAGGCCAGGATCGCGGCGGAGATCGAACTCGGCCGCTCCTTCGAGTACGTCCACGAACTCATCCGACTTGTGGCCGCGCACCCGCTGCGCGAACGCACGGTGGAGCTCCTGATGAACGCCCTGTACCGCACCGGCCGTTCATCGGATGCCCTGCTCGCCTTCGAGGAGGCACGGCGCCGGATCGCGGACGCCATGGGCGCGGATCCGGGCCCCGCGCTGCGGTCCCTGCACGAGCGGATGCTGCGCCAGGATCCGGAACTCCTCGCCTCGCGAACGTCGCCTCCCGTGTCGGCGGCCTGA
- a CDS encoding TetR/AcrR family transcriptional regulator encodes MSSATSGARARARVEVTAAIKDEARRQLAADGAAKLSLRAVARELGMVSSALYRYFPSRDELLTALIIDAYDSLGAAAEAAHAEVTSAEPVRRWTAVCEAVRSWALAHPHEYALIYGSPVPGYSAPASTVEAAARVGRLLIGIVRDAHQSRGVAVRPLPGGLRTEAERMAADLAPDLPPAVITALIAAWAQLFGLVGFEVFGQFNRVVEDRPGFFSYASAQLAHGVGLLDQKQS; translated from the coding sequence ATGAGCAGCGCCACCAGCGGGGCCAGGGCCCGCGCCCGAGTAGAAGTCACCGCCGCCATCAAGGACGAGGCGCGCAGGCAGCTGGCCGCCGACGGTGCCGCCAAGCTCTCCCTGCGCGCCGTGGCCCGGGAGCTCGGCATGGTCTCCTCCGCCCTCTACCGCTACTTCCCCAGCCGCGACGAACTCCTGACCGCGCTCATCATCGACGCCTACGACTCCCTCGGCGCCGCCGCCGAGGCCGCGCACGCCGAGGTCACGTCGGCCGAACCCGTGCGGCGCTGGACGGCCGTGTGCGAGGCCGTGCGGTCCTGGGCGCTCGCGCATCCGCATGAGTACGCCCTGATCTACGGCTCGCCCGTCCCCGGTTACAGCGCGCCCGCCTCCACGGTCGAAGCCGCCGCGCGCGTCGGGCGGCTGCTCATCGGCATCGTGCGCGACGCCCATCAGAGCCGCGGTGTCGCCGTGCGGCCGCTGCCGGGCGGGCTGCGTACCGAAGCCGAGCGGATGGCGGCCGATCTCGCGCCCGATCTGCCGCCGGCGGTGATCACGGCGCTGATCGCGGCGTGGGCCCAGCTGTTCGGACTCGTCGGCTTCGAGGTGTTCGGACAGTTCAACCGCGTCGTCGAGGACCGCCCGGGATTCTTCTCGTACGCGTCCGCTCAACTCGCGCACGGTGTGGGGCTGTTGGACCAGAAGCAGAGCTAG
- a CDS encoding nitroreductase family deazaflavin-dependent oxidoreductase translates to MSTSPSRGTGSPTPTTPYYLKGSPLAVRLNSVIGWLARHGISLAGSAELSVRGRKSGQMQRIPVNPFTYEGAQYLVSARGHSQWVRNMRVAGGGELRVGRKVRAFTVEEVPAAEKLPLLRGYLEKWGWEVNQYFKGVTAKSTDAEIVAAADDHPVFRVTMTK, encoded by the coding sequence ATGTCCACGTCCCCCTCCCGCGGCACCGGCTCCCCCACCCCCACCACCCCCTACTACCTCAAGGGCAGCCCGCTCGCCGTGCGGCTCAACAGCGTGATCGGCTGGCTTGCGCGGCACGGCATCAGCCTGGCCGGCTCGGCCGAGCTCTCCGTGCGCGGGCGCAAGAGCGGACAGATGCAGCGCATCCCGGTCAACCCGTTCACGTACGAAGGCGCCCAGTACCTGGTCTCGGCCCGTGGGCACTCGCAGTGGGTGCGCAACATGCGCGTGGCGGGCGGCGGCGAGCTGCGCGTGGGGCGCAAGGTGCGCGCGTTCACGGTCGAGGAGGTCCCCGCCGCCGAGAAGCTGCCGCTGCTGCGCGGCTATCTGGAGAAGTGGGGCTGGGAGGTCAACCAGTACTTCAAGGGCGTCACCGCGAAGTCCACGGATGCGGAGATCGTGGCGGCCGCGGACGACCACCCCGTCTTCCGCGTCACCATGACGAAGTGA
- a CDS encoding geranylgeranyl reductase family protein, with protein MSSENSADDAQYVWDVVVVGAGPAGASAAYAAAVAGRSVLILEKAELPRYKTCGGGIIGPSRDALPPGFELPFRDRVHAVTFSLDGKFTRTRRSKQMLFGLINRPEFDQQLVEHAQKAGAELRTGVTVARVEQHGSAVPDRRTVAVVLQGGETVLARAVVGADGSASRIGAHVGVKLDQVDLGLEAEIPVPQSVAEDWAGRVLIDWGPMPGSYGWVFPKGDTLTVGVISARGEGSATKRYLEDFIARLGLAGFEPSISSGHLTRCRSDDSPLSRGRVVVCGDAAGLLEPWTREGISFALRSGRLAGEWAVRIGEAHDAVDARRQALNYAFAIKAGLGVEMSVGRRMLTVFERRPGTLHAAITGFRPAWNAFARITRGSTTLGELVRNHPLAGRALSAMDR; from the coding sequence GTGAGCAGCGAGAACTCAGCGGACGACGCGCAGTACGTGTGGGACGTCGTCGTGGTGGGAGCAGGGCCCGCGGGGGCGTCGGCGGCCTATGCGGCAGCCGTCGCGGGACGCAGCGTCCTCATCCTGGAGAAGGCCGAACTGCCCCGGTACAAGACATGTGGCGGCGGCATCATCGGCCCCTCCCGTGACGCGCTCCCGCCCGGGTTCGAACTGCCCTTCAGGGACCGGGTGCACGCGGTGACGTTCTCCCTGGACGGCAAGTTCACCCGCACCCGCCGCTCGAAGCAGATGCTCTTCGGGCTGATCAACCGCCCCGAGTTCGACCAGCAACTGGTCGAGCACGCGCAGAAGGCGGGAGCCGAGCTGCGCACCGGCGTCACCGTCGCGCGCGTGGAGCAGCACGGCTCGGCGGTGCCCGACCGCCGGACGGTCGCGGTGGTCCTGCAGGGCGGGGAGACGGTGCTCGCCCGTGCGGTCGTCGGGGCCGACGGCAGCGCGAGCCGCATAGGGGCACATGTCGGGGTGAAGCTCGACCAGGTGGACCTGGGCCTCGAGGCCGAGATCCCGGTGCCGCAGAGCGTCGCCGAGGACTGGGCGGGCCGGGTCCTCATCGACTGGGGCCCGATGCCGGGCAGTTACGGCTGGGTGTTCCCCAAGGGCGACACCCTCACCGTCGGTGTCATCTCCGCACGCGGCGAAGGCTCGGCCACCAAGCGGTACTTGGAGGACTTCATCGCCCGCCTCGGGCTCGCGGGCTTCGAGCCGAGCATCTCCTCCGGGCATCTGACGCGCTGCCGGAGCGACGACTCGCCGCTGTCGCGCGGCCGGGTCGTGGTGTGCGGCGACGCGGCGGGGCTCCTTGAGCCGTGGACCCGCGAGGGCATTTCCTTCGCGCTGCGCTCGGGGCGGCTCGCGGGGGAGTGGGCGGTGCGCATCGGTGAGGCGCACGACGCGGTCGACGCTCGCCGCCAGGCCTTGAACTACGCCTTCGCCATCAAGGCGGGACTCGGCGTCGAGATGAGCGTCGGGCGGCGCATGCTCACCGTCTTCGAGCGCCGTCCGGGCACGCTGCACGCGGCGATCACCGGGTTCAGGCCCGCGTGGAACGCGTTCGCGAGGATCACCCGTGGCTCGACGACGCTCGGCGAGCTCGTGCGCAACCACCCGCTCGCGGGCCGGGCGCTGAGCGCGATGGACCGATAG
- a CDS encoding dipeptidase, producing the protein MSPNPIAETVAALMPKAKAELTELVAFKSVADFDQFPRSESEAAANWVADALRAEGFQDVALLDTPDGTQSVYGVLPGPEGAPTVLLYAHYDVQPPLDEAAWTTPPFELTERDGRWYGRGSADCKGGILMHLLALRALKANGGVPVTVKVIAEGSEEQGTGGLERYAEQHPDLLAADTIVIGDAGNFRVGLPTVTTTLRGMTLVRVRIDTLQGNLHSGQFGGAAPDALAALVRVLDSLRAEDGSTTVDGLTGDEVWDGLQYEEDVFRKDAKVLDGVRLVGKGTVADRIWSRPAATVIGIDCPPVVGATPSVQAAARALISLRVPPGVDAAEATKLLQAHLESHTPWGAQVTTEQIGQGQPFRADTTSPAYTAMAEAMGEAYPGEEMQYAGQGGSIPLCNTLGALYPRAEILLIGLSEPEAQIHAVDESVSPQELERLSVAEALFLRKYAAR; encoded by the coding sequence ATGTCGCCGAATCCGATCGCCGAGACCGTCGCCGCGCTCATGCCGAAGGCGAAGGCGGAGCTCACCGAACTGGTGGCCTTCAAGTCGGTGGCGGACTTCGACCAGTTCCCCAGGAGCGAGAGCGAGGCCGCCGCGAACTGGGTGGCGGACGCGCTGCGCGCCGAGGGGTTCCAGGACGTGGCCCTGCTCGACACCCCGGACGGCACGCAGTCGGTGTACGGCGTGCTGCCGGGCCCCGAGGGTGCTCCCACCGTGCTGCTCTACGCGCACTACGACGTGCAGCCGCCGCTCGACGAGGCGGCGTGGACCACTCCGCCGTTCGAGCTGACGGAGCGCGATGGCCGCTGGTACGGGCGCGGCAGCGCCGACTGCAAGGGCGGCATCCTGATGCACCTGCTCGCGCTGCGCGCCCTGAAGGCGAACGGCGGCGTCCCGGTGACCGTCAAGGTGATCGCCGAGGGTTCCGAGGAGCAGGGCACGGGCGGCCTTGAGCGATACGCCGAGCAGCACCCCGACCTCCTGGCGGCCGACACGATCGTCATCGGTGACGCGGGCAACTTCCGGGTCGGCCTGCCGACGGTCACCACGACGCTCCGCGGCATGACCCTCGTACGCGTTCGCATCGACACTCTTCAGGGCAATCTGCACTCGGGGCAGTTCGGCGGCGCGGCTCCGGACGCGCTCGCGGCGCTGGTGCGGGTCCTCGACTCGCTGCGCGCGGAGGACGGCTCGACGACGGTCGACGGCCTCACGGGCGACGAGGTGTGGGACGGGCTTCAGTACGAAGAGGACGTCTTCCGCAAGGACGCCAAGGTCCTCGACGGCGTCCGCCTGGTCGGCAAGGGCACGGTCGCCGACCGCATCTGGTCCCGCCCCGCCGCCACCGTGATCGGCATCGACTGCCCGCCGGTGGTCGGCGCGACCCCGTCCGTACAGGCGGCCGCGCGGGCGCTGATCAGCCTGCGGGTACCGCCGGGCGTGGACGCGGCCGAGGCCACCAAGCTCCTCCAGGCGCACCTGGAGTCGCACACCCCCTGGGGCGCGCAGGTGACCACCGAGCAGATCGGGCAGGGCCAGCCGTTCCGCGCGGACACCACGAGCCCGGCGTACACGGCGATGGCGGAGGCGATGGGCGAGGCGTACCCGGGCGAGGAGATGCAGTACGCGGGCCAGGGCGGCTCGATCCCGCTGTGCAACACCCTCGGGGCGCTCTACCCCCGGGCGGAGATCCTGCTGATCGGCCTGAGCGAGCCCGAGGCGCAGATCCACGCGGTCGACGAGAGCGTGTCGCCCCAGGAGCTGGAGCGGCTCTCGGTGGCCGAGGCGCTGTTCCTCCGGAAGTACGCCGCGCGCTGA
- a CDS encoding NUDIX domain-containing protein: protein MIVWINGAFGAGKTSAARELIELIPNSTLFDPEVIGGGLRDLLPPKRLAEVSDFQDLPLWRRLVVDTAAALFAEVGGVLVVPMTLLRQDYRDEIFGGLASRRIAVRHVVLAPGETILRERISGRPVPDLPDGETRVRQWSFDHIEPYRAALAGWLGADAHRIDTGALTPVETAEHIAEAVRSGAAAVCDIVQTPEPTAETLAAGVLLFDERGRVLLVDPTYKAGWEFPGGVVEPGEAPARAGMREVAEETGIQLTDAPRLLVADWEPPRPPGYGGMRFLFDGGSLDGTQARQMLLPGPELRDCRFVTEEEAARLLPSVRYERLRWALRARERGIPLYLEAGVPVGSR, encoded by the coding sequence GTGATCGTCTGGATCAACGGCGCGTTCGGTGCGGGCAAGACCAGCGCCGCACGGGAACTGATCGAGCTGATCCCGAACAGCACACTCTTCGACCCCGAGGTCATCGGCGGCGGACTGCGCGACCTGCTGCCGCCCAAGCGCCTCGCCGAGGTGAGCGACTTCCAGGACCTGCCGCTGTGGCGGCGGCTCGTCGTGGACACGGCGGCGGCTCTGTTCGCCGAGGTCGGTGGCGTCCTCGTGGTGCCGATGACCCTGCTGCGGCAGGACTATCGCGACGAGATCTTCGGCGGGCTCGCCTCGCGCAGGATCGCCGTACGACACGTCGTCCTCGCCCCGGGGGAAACGATCCTGCGCGAACGAATATCGGGCCGTCCCGTCCCGGACCTGCCGGACGGCGAGACGCGCGTACGGCAGTGGTCGTTCGACCACATCGAGCCGTATCGCGCCGCGCTCGCGGGCTGGCTCGGCGCTGACGCCCACCGCATCGACACCGGCGCGCTCACCCCCGTCGAGACCGCCGAGCACATCGCCGAAGCCGTGCGCAGCGGGGCCGCGGCCGTCTGCGACATCGTGCAGACCCCCGAGCCCACCGCGGAGACACTCGCGGCCGGCGTGCTGCTCTTCGACGAGCGGGGCCGGGTGCTGCTCGTCGACCCGACGTACAAGGCGGGCTGGGAGTTCCCCGGCGGTGTCGTCGAGCCGGGCGAGGCGCCCGCGCGCGCGGGCATGCGCGAGGTGGCCGAGGAGACCGGCATCCAACTCACCGACGCCCCCCGGCTACTGGTCGCCGACTGGGAGCCGCCCAGACCGCCCGGATACGGAGGGATGCGGTTCCTCTTCGACGGCGGCAGCCTCGACGGCACACAGGCGCGGCAGATGCTGCTGCCCGGCCCCGAACTGCGCGACTGCCGCTTCGTCACCGAGGAGGAGGCGGCCCGTCTGCTGCCGTCCGTGCGCTACGAACGGCTCCGCTGGGCCCTGCGCGCCAGAGAGCGCGGGATTCCCCTGTACCTGGAGGCAGGCGTGCCGGTCGGCAGCCGGTGA
- a CDS encoding anti-sigma factor antagonist (This anti-anti-sigma factor, or anti-sigma factor antagonist, belongs to a family that includes characterized members SpoIIAA, RsbV, RsfA, and RsfB.), with protein MSDTGGNVQLDALNEFAFEDSEQQPRVYGHDGAVVFELHGEVDLLAYQRIAPLLDPVTAGTATTVVVDLTPITFFDCSGLSLLVRAHRRTKTRGARLAVVCTHPLTLRVLRLTGLTPVLAPVATLEEALRQR; from the coding sequence ATGTCCGACACTGGGGGAAACGTGCAACTCGATGCACTGAACGAATTCGCCTTCGAGGACTCCGAGCAGCAACCGCGGGTGTACGGCCACGACGGCGCGGTCGTCTTCGAACTGCACGGCGAGGTCGACCTGTTGGCCTACCAGCGGATCGCCCCGCTCCTCGACCCCGTCACCGCCGGCACAGCGACCACGGTGGTCGTCGACCTGACCCCCATCACGTTCTTCGACTGCTCCGGCCTGAGCCTGCTGGTCCGCGCACACCGTCGCACGAAGACGCGAGGCGCCCGCCTCGCCGTGGTCTGCACCCATCCCCTGACGCTCCGCGTCCTGCGCCTCACGGGCCTGACCCCGGTGCTGGCGCCGGTCGCCACGCTGGAGGAAGCGCTCCGGCAGCGGTGA
- a CDS encoding NPCBM/NEW2 domain-containing protein, whose amino-acid sequence MRHLSPRISSRTTRRRVVGSLAAALLCAAGLAAPAAARDTGSANGASGAGGASDTGERSAAARPSTAGAKLPDGLALTPPMGFNNWNSTHCRADFDEAMVKGIADIFVEKGLKEAGYQYVNLDDCWALPERDANGKLVPDPKRFPNGIKAVADYVHDKGLKLGIYTSAGTKTCSDIGFPGALGHEVSDARQFADWGVDYLKYDNCNNQGVDAKKRYIAMRDALKATGRPIVYSICEWGENKPWEWAADVGHLWRTTGDISDNWSSMLSIMKQNLPLAESAGPGRWNDPDMLEVGNGGMTDTEYRTHFSMWSIMAAPLLIGSDLRKATPETFEIIGNKEVIAVDQDPLGKQGKVLSSEGGRWVVAKEMKDGSRAVALFNETGTAQSIATSAKAVGLPDADGYTLRDLWKHKSYNTAGKISATVPAHGTVLLRVSADGAWAKNPPAVELGLGGAPLVEAGEPAKLTSKVTNLGRTSARKVSTTFAGPSDWQIRATSPSTANSLTTGKSLSTSWSVTAPQGTAPGAYDLTLRSTYRSPAGSRAESVLPLTARVVVAPPAGDSAVSDLPWMSTVNGWGPVEKDTSNGESGAGDGHPITIGGAVHAKGLGVHADSAVEYYTGASCEKFTAQVGVDDEKDSKGTVAFEIWTDGKKAASSGVVTNADAAQGLSADVSGAQVVRLVVTDGGDGTDSDHADWADPVLSC is encoded by the coding sequence ATGCGTCACCTCTCACCCCGCATCTCATCCCGGACCACACGTCGAAGAGTCGTCGGATCGCTGGCCGCCGCACTGCTGTGTGCCGCAGGCCTCGCGGCCCCGGCCGCCGCACGCGACACAGGCAGCGCGAACGGCGCGAGCGGCGCGGGCGGCGCTAGTGACACGGGCGAACGGAGCGCGGCCGCACGGCCCTCCACCGCCGGGGCGAAGCTCCCCGACGGTCTCGCCCTCACCCCGCCCATGGGATTCAACAACTGGAACTCCACCCATTGCCGGGCCGATTTCGACGAGGCGATGGTCAAGGGAATCGCGGACATTTTCGTCGAGAAGGGCCTCAAGGAGGCCGGCTACCAGTACGTCAACCTCGACGACTGCTGGGCGCTGCCCGAACGGGACGCGAACGGCAAGCTGGTGCCCGACCCCAAGCGATTCCCCAACGGGATCAAGGCAGTTGCCGACTACGTGCACGACAAGGGACTCAAGCTCGGCATCTACACCAGCGCCGGAACCAAGACCTGCAGCGACATCGGGTTCCCCGGGGCACTCGGCCATGAGGTCAGCGACGCGCGGCAGTTCGCCGACTGGGGCGTCGACTACCTCAAGTACGACAACTGCAACAACCAAGGCGTCGACGCCAAGAAGCGGTACATCGCGATGCGTGACGCGTTGAAGGCCACCGGCCGTCCCATCGTCTACAGCATCTGCGAGTGGGGCGAGAACAAGCCCTGGGAGTGGGCCGCCGACGTGGGGCACCTGTGGCGCACCACCGGCGACATCAGCGACAACTGGTCCTCGATGCTCTCGATCATGAAGCAGAACCTGCCGCTCGCCGAGTCGGCGGGCCCTGGCCGCTGGAACGACCCCGACATGCTGGAGGTCGGCAACGGCGGCATGACGGACACCGAGTACCGCACGCACTTCTCGATGTGGTCGATCATGGCCGCGCCGCTGCTCATCGGCTCCGACCTGCGCAAGGCCACACCGGAGACGTTCGAGATCATCGGCAACAAGGAAGTCATCGCCGTCGACCAGGACCCGCTGGGCAAGCAGGGCAAGGTCCTGTCGTCGGAGGGCGGCCGCTGGGTCGTCGCCAAGGAGATGAAGGACGGCAGCCGGGCGGTGGCGCTGTTCAACGAGACAGGCACCGCCCAGTCGATCGCCACGTCGGCGAAGGCTGTCGGACTCCCGGACGCCGACGGATACACGCTGCGGGACCTGTGGAAGCACAAGAGCTACAACACGGCGGGCAAGATCTCCGCGACCGTCCCCGCGCACGGCACCGTCCTGCTGCGCGTCTCGGCCGACGGCGCGTGGGCGAAGAATCCGCCCGCCGTCGAACTCGGCCTGGGCGGCGCCCCGTTGGTGGAGGCGGGTGAGCCCGCGAAGCTGACGTCGAAGGTCACCAACCTCGGCCGTACGTCCGCGCGGAAGGTTTCCACCACCTTCGCGGGACCCTCCGACTGGCAGATCAGGGCGACGTCGCCCTCGACCGCGAACTCCCTGACCACGGGCAAGTCGCTGAGTACGTCGTGGTCGGTGACAGCACCGCAGGGCACGGCCCCGGGAGCGTACGACCTCACGCTCAGGTCCACCTACCGCTCCCCCGCGGGCAGCCGCGCCGAGAGCGTCCTGCCGCTGACGGCGCGTGTCGTCGTGGCGCCGCCCGCGGGCGACTCGGCGGTCAGTGATCTGCCGTGGATGTCGACGGTCAACGGCTGGGGGCCCGTCGAGAAGGACACCAGCAACGGCGAGAGCGGGGCGGGCGACGGCCATCCGATCACCATCGGCGGGGCCGTCCACGCCAAGGGGCTCGGGGTGCACGCCGACAGCGCCGTCGAGTACTACACCGGCGCGTCCTGCGAGAAGTTCACCGCGCAGGTGGGCGTCGACGACGAGAAGGACTCGAAGGGGACGGTCGCCTTCGAGATCTGGACGGACGGCAAGAAGGCCGCGTCCTCCGGAGTCGTCACCAACGCCGATGCCGCACAAGGGCTTTCGGCCGACGTGAGCGGTGCCCAGGTCGTACGCCTCGTCGTCACGGACGGCGGCGACGGCACGGACTCCGACCACGC